One window of the Pyrus communis chromosome 17, drPyrComm1.1, whole genome shotgun sequence genome contains the following:
- the LOC137723188 gene encoding transcription factor GTE8-like: MKYSGKTRKWLDEILSSDHYKPAAETTRNLNASKKAANDSSSSCSTKVPVSKPELQKVASLNNSKKRSAPPLADDRERVEIMDQETNGEKKQKRLPTPLPVTCDISSDKSGGYLSRESPVTVLTPLPLCDHHDHGTTTPEAGRVAMLKSRFAVTILKAQRPETPSLVIDKYRAAELARANGLIKKNRQRDREAARLALIEMEKNVDIDDPFKTMREFEMIISNKGTC, translated from the coding sequence ATGAAATACTCTGGTAAAACTAGAAAGTGGCTTGACGAAATCCTCTCATCTGATCACTACAAACCTGCAGCAGAAACCACTCGTAATCTGAATGCTTCCAAGAAGGCTGCTAACGATTCCTCTTCTTCCTGTTCGACGAAAGTACCGGTCTCCAAACCCGAACTTCAGAAGGTAGCTTCTTTGAATAATTCAAAGAAACGCTCCGCTCCTCCACTGGCCGACGATCGCGAGAGAGTCGAGATTATGGACCAGGAAACGAATGGGGAAAAGAAGCAGAAGAGGCTGCCTACTCCTCTTCCTGTGACTTGTGACATTTCATCAGATAAATCGGGTGGCTACTTGAGCCGTGAGTCACCGGTGACAGTGCtaactcctcttcctctttgtgACCATCATGATCATGGCACCACAACACCAGAGGCGGGTCGGGTGGCCATGTTGAAATCTCGGTTCGCAGTTACCATTCTTAAAGCACAACGCCCTGAAACCCCCTCGCTCGTGATTGACAAATATAGAGCCGCCGAACTTGCCAGGGCCAATGGATTGATAAAGAAGAATCGCCAAAGAGACAGAGAAGCCGCTCGGCTAGCCCTCATTGAGATGGAAAAGAATGTCGACATCGACGATCCTTTCAAAACCATGAGAGAATTTGAGATGATAATTTCCAATAAGGGCACTTGTTAG
- the LOC137723612 gene encoding F-box protein At3g07870-like — MDAHTKKTEPTNTDIEEDDKKPCILQLPDHITVPIFCKVPIKTLIQCQCVCKSWRHSLSDPQFTKHLFSQTPPSFLFHGLRGGPINPKSEGYLLFDLDKVSNPNDFVLKLARDPNVHALRVGILGSRNGLLCIYELNQRHFYISNPITSESLALPVISLSPHTVAYCQRRRIDNPYYCGFGFSPISNVYKVVVFMSPSDKSSEDEVLVLTIGSRIWRSIGDVSVYPSSRFQPYGVYLNGFLHWVGQYGDSSTFIWAFDVEGEHFQWLPLPPCYLDLDQLPSCLDLLETQFTLGVLNGCLSVTVRSCSTRDINVWMMKDYGISESWTKELEISNEALDCPTFARVLKFTEEGKVLLLNGSHLQAFTPGTRGVVMVEVDGIPSLIDECVHIPSFVRLRDIMSG, encoded by the coding sequence ATGGATGCCCACACAAAGAAAACCGAACCAACCAACACTGACATAGAAGAGGATGATAAGAAACCCTGCATTCTGCAATTGCCAGACCACATAACAGTGCCGATATTCTGCAAAGTCCCAATTAAAACCCTCATCCAATGCCAGTGTGTGTGCAAGTCTTGGCGGCATTCGCTCTCAGACCCtcagtttaccaaacacctatTTTCACAAACACCCCCTTCATTTTTGTTCCACGGCTTAAGAGGCGGCCCCATAAACCCCAAGTCGGAGGGATACTTATTGTTCGACCTTGATAAGGTCTCAAACCCAAATGACTTTGTACTGAAGCTTGCTAGAGATCCAAATGTCCACGCTCTTCGCGTGGGCATTTTGGGTTCTCGCAATGGTTTGCTCTGCATATATGAATTGAACCAACGCCATTTTTACATTTCCAATCCCATTACTAGTGAGTCTTTAGCGCTTCCAGTGATATCCTTGTCTCCCCATACTGTCGCCTATTGTCAGCGTCGGAGAATTGATAATCCGTATTATTGTGGGTTTGGGTTTAGTCCCATCAGTAATGTCTACAAAGTTGTTGTGTTTATGTCTCCGAGTGATAAATCTAGTGAAGATGAAGTATTGGTTTTGACTATTGGCTCCAGGATTTGGAGAAGCATTGGGGATGTGTCTGTGTACCCTTCCTCTCGGTTTCAACCATATGGGGTTTATCTTAATGGATTCCTTCATTGGGTTGGTCAGTATGGGGATAGTTCGACTTTCATATGGGCCTTTGACGTCGAAGGGGAGCATTTCCAATGGTTACCACTTCCTCCCTGTTATTTGGACTTAGACCAGCTGCCGAGTTGTTTGGATTTGCTAGAAACTCAATTTACCCTTGGAGTCTTGAATGGTTGCCTCTCTGTAACTGTTCGCTCTTGCTCGACTCGTGATATCAATGTCTGGATGATGAAGGATTATGGCATTAGCGAGTCTTGGACCAAAGAGCTTGAAATTAGCAACGAAGCACTTGATTGTCCAACTTTTGCTCGAGTGTTGAAGTTTACAGAGGAGGGTAAAGTCTTGTTGTTAAATGGGTCTCACTTGCAGGCTTTTACTCCTGGAACAAGGGGCGTGGTGATGGTTGAGGTTGATGGGATACCATCATTGATCGATGAGTGTGTTCATATTCCAAGCTTTGTTCGGCTTAGAGATATCATGTCAGGCTAG
- the LOC137723186 gene encoding uncharacterized protein: protein MSFFPSNSQIQTQNADSRFQATVLVGAPSFPDAIAWSDENLIAVASGHLVTILNPAALPFGPRGLITIKNSQPFPIGVIDRQDLFSNCMLPTILSRDQEPCVRSISWSPVGLAPNAGCLLAVCTTQGFVKLYRSPYCDFCAEWIEVANVSAKLYDYLVSINFGEVRASSSKQQDVNEHEIEAEIDYDPSKQKSSNKIVRASKSKVKPAKEIPVNSTLPLITADQYASRTAMLSSFVVAWSPMLHSLSKICSVPQDGSSMSLLAVGAKSGKVSVWRIPVPECYSVDQSRVPATVALIGILQAHNSWITAIGWALLDSDSSNPKVLLATASTDGSVRIWLGNNEKLLKSSEPSDTSFSLMKEVASDAAPVFVLSVIVPTKSPEKIHLAVGKGSGSLELWICNMSSQKFDKIGTYDAHGQTVTGLAWAFDGQSLYSCSQDNVIRCWILSGSSLCEVPIPSNTPRLRNSTDLPEEFVSCFGLAVSPGNLVIAWVRNTDVEQLNPMYEARTQKAIVEFFWTGGQQVDVFSKNSVHFDTEAIPGFSEELVYWESNFQWSLKQYEMQDKHLVVWDIVTALLAFNHSKPEFVEQVLIKWLSISYLGSHAGIPAETVLLNVSQSCSKVTSRQLHLLNIICRRVILSEMKADEINSKLLNLKGIHGAEKEKRPLWINLLVNSEKELRERLVGFTFSALLSQMPASAPDSPSRNWFPVGLAQMEQWIELNHDHVHSQLKVLASEVGKRDRRFGSSKCIAAEMCSYCLASVPFESPEVAFCSGKGHKLVRCSISMEICPTTPTWFCTCCHRRASKLAPATLFTTPGLPLNFNSLTASPLLEVSFKPLCPFCGILLQRLQPDFLLSASPT, encoded by the exons ATGTCTTTCTTTCCCTCCAATTcccaaatccaaacccaaaacgCCGACTCCCGTTTCCAGGCCACCGTGCTCGTCGGCGCTCCATCCTTCCCCGACGCCATCGCTTGGTCCGATGAGAACCTCATCGCTGTCGCTTCCGGCCACCTCGTCACCATTCTG AATCCGGCTGCTCTGCCTTTTGGACCAAGAGGCCTAATCACCATCAAAAACAGCCAACCTTTTCCGATTGGTGTCATAGATAGACAAG aTTTATTCTCTAATTGCATGCTGCCTACCATTTTATCACGGGACCAAGAACCCTGTGTTCGATCGATTTCTTGGTCCCCAGTTGGGCTTGCTCCGAACGCTGGCTGCTTGCTGGCTGTCTGCACCACCCAAGGATTCGTCAAGCTTTATCGCTCTCCATATTGCGATTTTTGTGCTGAATGGATAGAG GTTGCGAATGTATCAGCCAAGCTTTATGATTATCTTGTGAGTATAAATTTTGGGGAGGTACGGGCTTCTTCATCAAAACAGCAAGATGTAAAT GAGCATGAAATAGAGGCTGAGATTGACTATGACCCATCGAAACAAAAGAGTTCAAATAAGATTGTTCGTGCTTCAAAATCGAAGGTAAAACCTGCCAAGGAGATACCAGTAAACAGCACACTCCCTCTTATAACTGCGGATCAATATGCTTCTCGCACTGCAATGCTATCATCATTTGTAGTTGCCTGGTCGCCAATGCTGCATTCACTATCCAAAATCTGTTCAGTTCCTCAAGATGGTTCGTCCATGTCGTTACTTGCAGTTGGAGCGAAGTCTGGGAAAGTTTCTGTGTGGAGAATTCCTGTACCAGAATGCTACTCTGTTGATCAAAGCAGGGTCCCGGCAACTGTGGCGCTCATAGGGATTCTTCAGGCACACAATTCATGGATCACAGCTATTGGTTGGGCGTTGCTTGATTCTGATTCTTCAAATCCTAAAGTTTTGTTGGCTACAGCGAGTACTGATGGGAG TGTGAGGATCTGGCTGGGGAATAATGAAAAGTTGCTGAAGTCATCAGAACCTAGCGACACTTCCTTTTCCCTAATGAAAGAG GTTGCAAGCGATGCTGCCCCAGTTTTTGTACTTTCAGTCATTGTGCCTACTAAGTCTCCAGAAAAAATTCACTTAGCAGTTGGAAAAGGATCTGGCTCTTTGGAATTGTGGATATGCAACATGTCTAGCCAAAAATTTGACAAGATTGGCACATATGATGCACATGGCCAGACG GTTACAGGTTTAGCTTGGGCGTTTGATGGGCAATCTTTGTATAGCTGCAGCCAG GATAATGTTATACGCTGTTGGATTTTGAGTGGAAGTTCTCTCTGTGAAGTACCTATTCCTTCAAATACTCCTCGTCTGAGAAACTCAACTGAT TTACCAGAAgaatttgtttcttgctttGGTCTGGCAGTGTCCCCTGGAAATCTTGTGATTGCTTGG GTTCGAAATACTGATGTTGAACAATTAAACCCAATGTACGAGGCAAG GACTCAAAAGGCCATTGTTGAATTTTTCTGGACCGGTGGTCAGCAAGTAGATGTCTTCTCAAAAAATTCCGTACATTTTGATACTGAAGCGATTCCTGGTTTTTCTGAGGAGTTAGTTTATTGGGAGTCCAACTTTCAATGGTCCTTAAAGCAGTATGAAATGCAAGATAAACATCTGGTTGTTTGGGATATTGTAACAGCATTGTTGGCTTTTAATCATTCTAAACCAGAGTTTGTAGAACAAGTACTGATTAAATGGCTCTCTATTTCATACTTGGGATCTCATGCGGGAATTCCTGCTGAAACggttttgttgaatgtctcCCAAAGTTGCTCAAAAGTCACTTCTCGCCAATTACATCTTCTCAATATAATCTGCAGGCGTGTGATTCTATCAGAGATGAAGGCTGATGAAATAAACAGTAAATTACTGAATTTGAAAGGAATTCATGGTGCTGAAAAAGAGAAGCGGCCTTTGTGGATCAATCTGCTTGTGAACAGTGAGAAAGAACTCCGGGAAAGGCTTGTGGGATTTACATTTTCTGCTCTTTTAAGTCAAATGCCTGCTTCAGCCCCAGATTCTCCATCTAGAAACTGGTTTCCTGTTGGATTAGCACAAATGGAGCAGTGGATTGAGCTTAATCATGACCATGTGCACAGTCAGCTAAAGGTCCTCGCATCCGAAGTTGGAAAGCGGGATAGGAG ATTTGGATCCAGTAAATGCATAGCAGCAGAGATGTGCAGCTATTGTTTAGCATCAGTTCCATTTGAATCTCCAGAAGTTGCCTTCTGCAGCGGAAAGGGCCACAAACTAGTTAGGTGTTCCATTTCTATGGAGATTTGTCCTACTACTCCGACATGGTTTTGCACATGCTGTCATAGACGAGCTTCCAAACTGGCACCAGCGACTCTGTTTACAACCCCCGGTCTTCCTTTGAATTTCAATTCTTTGACCGCATCGCCTTTGCTAGAAGTATCCTTTAAACCACTCTGTCCATTTTGTGGTATACTGCTACAAAGACTACAACCGGATTTCCTACTTTCTGCATCACCAACTTAA
- the LOC137722841 gene encoding protein TIC 22-like, chloroplastic — MNLGNSNNPKISSPPTHNPPQLSLQQAFINLQNHCSGFLHHLSHLPLFNPNPSSLQTHLQSTFSNLQNQAKHAFDSRFSSFNPVHSSGKNPVWGRIAVSNKTQIANSPGGGSKAAMSTEDIEERLAGVPVYALSNASEEFVLVSGASTGKSLGLFCFKKEDADALLEHIRIMDPGMRSGSKVVAVALNKVFQLKVDGVAFRLIPEYSQVKNALKEREKVGTSDDDGFPGVPVFQSRSLVLKSQSKSYRPVFFRKEDLENSLSRASRDQNQLNPAFRPGDVQVAVLEEVIKGMKEGSTSTWDDVVFIPPGFDISTDPNKQ, encoded by the exons ATGAACTTGGGAAACTCCAATAACCCGAAAATTTCCTCACCACCGACACACAATCCGCCCCAACTCAGCCTCCAACAGGCCTTCATCAACCTCCAAAACCATTGCTCCGGCTTCCTCCACCACCTCTCCCACCTTCCCCTCTTCAACCCTAACCCTTCTTCCCTCCAAACCCACCTCCAATCCACCTTCTCCAACCTCCAGAATCAAGCAAAACATGCATTCGATTCCAGGTTTTCGAGCTTCAATCCGGTGCATTCTTCTGGCAAGAACCCAGTTTGGGGTCGAATTGCGGTGAGTAACAAAACCCAGATCGCCAATTCCCCTGGTGGCGGGTCTAAAGCCGCCATGTCCACCGAGGACATCGAAGAGCGGCTTGCCGGCGTGCCGGTTTATGCTCTCAGTAATGCCTCGGAGGAATTCGTGTTGGTTTCTGGTGCTTCCACTGGGAAGTCTCTGGGATTGTTTTGTTTCAAGAAAGAGGATGCGGATGCACTTCTTGAGCATATTAGGATTATGGACCCCGGAATGCGAAGCGGGTCGAAAGTGGTGGCTGTGGCTTTAAATAAG GTTTTTCAGCTCAAGGTCGATGGGGTAGCCTTCAGGTTGATTCCTGAGTATTCTCAAGTCAAGAATGCGCTTAAG GAGAGAGAAAAGGTTGGAACTTCTGATGATGATGGCTTTCCTGGTGTGCCAGTTTTCCAG TCAAGGAGCTTGGTTCTGAAAAGCCAAAGCAAGAGCTATCGTCCAGTATTTTTCAGGAAG GAGGATTTGGAAAATTCACTATCAAGGGCTTCTCGTGATCAGAATCAATTAAATCCTGCCTTCAGACCAGGGGATGTTCAG GTTGCTGTTCTTGAGGAAGTCATAAAGGGGATGAAG GAGGGTTCTACATCAACGTGGGATGACGTCGTCTTCATCCCTCCTGGTTTTGACATCTCGACCGATCCCAACAAGCAATAG